The Candidatus Woesearchaeota archaeon sequence AGATTACAAAAAAATGTTCATCATCTTTGCGCTCCTTGCGTTCGTTCTCCTTATTTTTCTGCTGAACAAGGCAGTTTTTTTTGTGCTGGCGTTTGTGCTGGTCAACACGCTCCTCGGCTTTCTGCTGTTTCCGTTCAAAGAATTTTTGTTTGGCATTGATCTAACGATGCTTGCGGCAGTGCTCTGTGGCATGGCATTCGGCTGGAAGGTCGGCCTGCTCGTCGGGCTGTTGTCAAGTGTGATGAAACTGATTGCCCAGCAAAGTTTTTCCATCTATGGACTGGTGGTGGTGCCGTCATATGTGATTATCGGCATCGTTGCGGGCATGGTGGGAACAGGCGGAAACATTTTTACTGTCGGCCTCATCGCGATTGTGTTTCATACGTTTCTTACGACCTTTTTTTCAGTTTTCATGCTCGGCGGCAATTTCATGAAGGTGGGGGCATTCTTGGCCACCAACGTCCCCATGAACCTGTTTTTATTCTACTATTTTGCCCCGGCGCTGCTGAAGGTTATGGCAGCGTAAACAATCGGCATGAGTGTGTAGTTTCCGCTACACCATAAGTTCTTATTTTACCAAGTATTTTTTATGCTATCACTTTACGGAGTTGAGACTATGGGACTTATCGGAAAATTGGTTGGAACAGCAGTTGTCGTCGGAACTATCGGCGCAGGCGCCTATTTTTTTAGAGATTATGCAGGAAATTCGCCGGCAGTTCAGCGCTACCTCGGCAATACAAAAACGGCAGAGATGCTTGATGATGCACAGAGACAGCTGGGCAGTGAGGTCTATGACTCAACTGCTGATGCAGTGAAAGATATCACCGAGCGCCTTGGGGAATGGCGCAGTGACGTTGGCGAATCATGGCAGGACTATCGTGAGAACGCTGCCGAAGCACGACAGGTGCAGGAAGAACGACCATAAGTTTGGAGTTTGCAATACGTTGCTGAAAACTTCACGCAGCAAACTGCACACTACAAACTTCTAGAGAACCACAAACTAAATAAATCCCGCACGGCAAAAGGAAGTGCATGGCGAGCGAAAAAAACGGAATACTCATCGTCATCTACGGCGGCAACAACAGCGGCAAGACCACGCAGGCAAAACTGCTGGTTGAGGGACTAAAAAAAGAAGGCCACAACGCGACATACCTGAAGTATCCTATTTACGACAGCCCAACGGGCAAGCGCATTAATGGCATTCTTCGTGAGGGAAAAGAAAAAAGTATTTCTGAAAAAGAATTTCAAGAGCTGTATTACGAAAACCGCAAGGAATTCGAGCCGCAGCTGAAAAAAATGCTCAAGGAAGGGATGATTGTTGTTGCCGAAGATTATATTGGCACGAGCCTTGTATGGGGCAGTGCAAAGGGCGCCGAGTATGCGTATCTCAAAAAATTAAACGCAGACTTGGTGCAGGAAGACCTCGCGATGGTATTGGATGGCGCGCGGTTTCAGGACGCCAAAGAAAAGGGGCATATTCACGAAGAAAATGATGCGCTCATGGAAAAAGTGCTCGAGCGCCACCGCCAAATTGGCAAAGAACTGGGCTGGACATTCATCAATGCGCACCGCAAAAAAGAGGATGTGTTCAACGATATCCTTGCCGCAGTAAAAAAGAGAATGTAAAAAAAGAGTGAAAGAGAAAAGGAATATGAAAAGAAAGTATTAATGTCGGGTAGTTAAAGAAACTTCTTCAAGTTCTTCGCGGTCTTCAAAAAATGAGCCAAGGCGCTTACAATTTTTCTGTGCTTCCCAACTTGCAGTCATGTGTACACCTCTTTTTTTGGTACATTGCAATTTGTACAATGTACTTCGCATTACTTTTAATGCATTAATACTTTTTCCTGCTGATATTTTGTCGTAAGCGTAAATCCAGGCCCAGTGTTGTCGCTGTGGCCATAGCCGCCTTCGCCGCGCGCAGAAACGTCGAGGTCTTCAACTTCAACAAGCTCGGCAAATTCAACCTGCTTGAAAACCGCCTGCGCAATCTTGTCGCCTTTTTTGACGACGAATGGCTGTTTGCCGAGATTAATAAGAAGAACGCCGATAAGGCCGCGATAGCCGGAATCAACCGTGCCGGGTGCGTTGACAATGCTGATGCCGTGTTTTGCCGCGAGGCCTGATCGTGGGCGAATTTGACATTCGTAACCCGCTGGAATCTGGATGCGGATGCCTGCGGAGAAATGTTTGTACTCACTGGGGTTAAGAACACCGTCTTCTGCTGCATAAAGATCCATGCCAGCATCGCCGGGAAGAGAATAGTGCGGCAGGGGCAAGGTTTTGTCGACCCGATGGATTTTCACGCGCATCATGAACCCCCTTTGACAATTCGTTATGATTATTTTTGTGGAACGCGGTATTTAAAGTATGTGATAGTGGGAAATATAGTTTTTAATATATAGTTTACTGTTTTGTTATATCTTTTCCCGTAAACGTAAACATCGACTGCAATTGTTCAGCTTTTATTTCTCCGGATGCAGCATCAAGCTTAACCGTGAGCGTTTTTAATCCAGCAGTCACATAGGTCACATTGTATACTTGTCCCTCGTCGATATGCTGGAGAATCACAATTTTCCGCACCGGCAGTTCCGCAGAATATTTTTCCTGCTGCAGGCGATGAATGCGCTCAAGCACGTCAGCGATGTCCAGCTTCACTGCAGCAAGGTCGAGTTTTTGGATTTTGCTGCCGGGTTTCTTGAATGCCTTTTCCGGCGCGTGCACATGAATTTTTTCGGCAATGTCAAAGGTGGTAATCTTGTCTTTTTTATTACAATACCCAACGTGCCATTTGATGTTTTCCTTGTCAACGATCATGAAGAGGTGCACGAGAAATGAGTCTTTGTCTTTGGCGCGCCATGCCTGAAATTCTTTTGACGATTCGAGCGACTCAACGACGGTTTTGACTTTCATGGCATTTCCCATCCGACGAATATATAAAAAGTTTTGGGTGCACCCCAACAATCTTTTTATACCCTGCGCCGTTCTCGCATTCCATGCACAACAACTCCATCATCGACCTTCACATTCACTCAAAACATTCCCGCGCGTGTTCCACTGACCTTGACCTGAAAAATCTTGAAAAATACGCGAGAATCAAAGGCGTTGACCTGCTCGGCACGGGTGACTTCACGCATCCAAAATGGATTGAGGAAATCAAAACAAGCCTGAGTGAAAATACCACGGGCAACGGCGGCGTTCTCGAATCAAAAACTGGCTTCAAATTTATTTTGTCAACAGAAATTTCCTTGATTTACACGCACGCAAACAAGGGAAGAAAAGTGCACAATGTGGTTCTTGCGCCGAGCATCGAGGTGGCTGAACAGATTACCGAACAGCTGAAAAAACATGGCCGCGTTGATTACGACGGTAGGCCAATCTTTGGCATGAGTTGCATCCAATTCGTTGAAGAACTGCGGGAAATCAGCAAGGATATTGAAATCATCCCGGCGCATGCATGGACGCCGTGGTTCAGCTTGTTCGGCTCGAATTCCGGCTTTGATTCAATCAAGGAATGCTTCGGCGAATACACCAAGCATATTCACGCCATCGAAACCGGGTTGAGCAGCAATCCACCAATGAATTGGAGGCTCAGCCAGCTCGACAACTTTCAGATTGTTTCGTTTTCAGACGCGCATAGCTTTTGGCCATGGCGCCTCGGCAGGGAAGCAACACTTATTGACGGCATGCCGGAAACAATCAGCTACGAAAAAATTCTCAAAGCCATCAGAACCGGCGATGGGCTTGCTGGAACCATCGAAGTTGACCCAAACTATGGCAAGTACCACTTCGACGGCCACCGCGCGTGCAACGTCTGCATGAAGCCAGCAGAAACAAGAAAAAATAAGGGTATCTGTCCGAAATGCAAGCGACAAATGACGATTGGTGTGCAGTACCGTGTTGAAGAGTTAGCAGACCGCCCCGAAGGGTTTATTCGGAAAAATGCGCCGCCCTTTCACTCACTCATGCCGC is a genomic window containing:
- the dut gene encoding dUTP diphosphatase, yielding MRVKIHRVDKTLPLPHYSLPGDAGMDLYAAEDGVLNPSEYKHFSAGIRIQIPAGYECQIRPRSGLAAKHGISIVNAPGTVDSGYRGLIGVLLINLGKQPFVVKKGDKIAQAVFKQVEFAELVEVEDLDVSARGEGGYGHSDNTGPGFTLTTKYQQEKVLMH
- a CDS encoding endonuclease Q family protein — protein: MHNNSIIDLHIHSKHSRACSTDLDLKNLEKYARIKGVDLLGTGDFTHPKWIEEIKTSLSENTTGNGGVLESKTGFKFILSTEISLIYTHANKGRKVHNVVLAPSIEVAEQITEQLKKHGRVDYDGRPIFGMSCIQFVEELREISKDIEIIPAHAWTPWFSLFGSNSGFDSIKECFGEYTKHIHAIETGLSSNPPMNWRLSQLDNFQIVSFSDAHSFWPWRLGREATLIDGMPETISYEKILKAIRTGDGLAGTIEVDPNYGKYHFDGHRACNVCMKPAETRKNKGICPKCKRQMTIGVQYRVEELADRPEGFIRKNAPPFHSLMPLSEILAAVIGKGLATKTVFAEFYKLQKAFSTEYNIIFNASREELEKHTHQKIVDAIIKNREGAVSVTPGYDGVYGIPQLEKAEGMGETKEKKEKKEAPKKEKKERKKKHMPQRSLSEF